TTGGGGCGGACACCGTGTGGGACAACTGGCGGCTCGAAGGGCCGTCGTTCGTCTGGTACTTCCGCGGCGACCCGCACGTCCACGTCTGGGTTAACATCGCCGACGATGCGGGCGTCAAGACGAACGCTCAGGGGTAGAACAAGTCGTTCACGTTGTGCGCCTTGGTTTCGATTTCGGCTTTTCATGGGCACGCTTTTGCGTGCCCTGTTTATTTCGGTGACGCCTATTTGGAAGGTCGAACATGATCCACGAAAGGCTCGACATCGATCGGTGGGTGAAAGTATTTCCGTTGAAAGAAATGAACCCAGAAGCGGACGGGGCGAATTGCGCAACCGGACCGATACCGGTCGCCTACGCGGAGCAGATTCGGTCTGAAATACGAGACGCTGGCGACCAACTCGGCAAGCCGGTCCCCGTGGATTTATGTGTCTGGAATTCGGGTGATTCCAAGCTAAGGGAAGTCACCAAGATCGGCGGTATCCCTTATTGGCCCCGACACGAGCCGTGGCCGATCCGCGGCAAGATCCCTTTTACTTTCATAGCCCAATTCTGTTTTGCTGACTCTAAAGATATTCTGCCGGCCCTGCCGGGTGACATCCTTTCAATTCTGATGGGTGGGAAAGGGCATTTTGGAGACATTCAGCTACGCTGGTTCAAGTTAGACGATCGGGAGCAATGGCCGGCGAAGCAACTTCCACCCCCACAATTTAAGATCCATTCCTGTCATGCTTCTTTGCATCGGACGGCAGAGTACCCGGAAGTTGAGTATCAATTGCTTGAAAAATATCGGTATCGAGTAGGTTGGACGATATTCCGAGAGGACTCCAAGATCGGTGGTTTTTGGGAGTTGCGGGGTGAACTCCCCGATCCAGATGGTTATCAAGACGAGACAATCCGAAAGGAAATCCTGAAAGCCCAAGAACATTACAAGCGACGTGCCAATGCTTTCGTTTGCCAGCTCGGTTCGACCCAAGTCTCATCACGTCAGCCATTCATCAACGTGGAAAAAAGCACAAAACTCACGAAAAATCAGTTAAAGGATTTACTCGCGATCGCGGACCTTGGGGGATATGATTTATTTTATGATGGTCAGACGACAGATTTCGACTGTTGGAGCGGTTGATTAAGATTATTGCCTTCGTACAGAATTTAAAACTCAGACTTGCCCGTTATCCGCCTAATCTGCCAGAGTCGACAAAAACCTTGGCTCATGAGGCGGCCGGGGTGGAAAAAGGGCAGAACCATCCGGTCGCAATCGCCCCCGCGCCGCGCTCGGCGCGGGTCTCCGACCCCGCCGCTCTTCCGACCGCAGGTCTCCCGACGCTCGCCCCCTCGGACACCGCCGCCTGCGTCCGGCTGGCGTGGGAGACCTGCGGTCGGAAGAGCGGCGGGGTCGGAGACCCGCGCCGAGCGCCGACCCAAGAGCGGCGGGGTCGGAGACCCGCGCCGAGCGCCGTGCGGGGGGCGAAGAGTGGCGGGGTCGGAGACCCGCGCCGAGCGCCGGTGCGGGGGGAACGTCGTGGGACGGGAGACCTGTGGTCGGGCCGAAGCACCTCGGCCGCCTCACGAAGCCACAACCTTTATCCATCCAAACGCGACTTGTCGAAAGCAAGAAGCCCCGTGCTTTTGGCACGGGGCTTCTGTTAGGTTATTTTATTCGTTAAGCGATTGCTTAGTACCGGTCGCGACGGCCACCACCGCTACCGCCGCCACCACCGCCGTAGCCACCCCGGCCGCCGCCACCACCGCCGCCGTAGCCACCACCGCCGCCGCCACCACCACCATAACCGCCGCCGCCACCACCGCCGGTGCGGGGACGAGATTCGCGAGGTTGGGCTTCGTTCACGGTCAGGGTGCGGCCCTGAAATTCCGCGCCATTGAGCGCTTGAATCGCTTGTTCGGCGCCGGACGACATTTCGACAAAGCCGAAGCCGCGGGACCGGCCGGTTTCCCGGTCGGTCACGACTTGGGCCTTGGTGACCTGGCCGTACTGGGCAAACAGTTGCTCCAGGTCCGCGGTCGCGGTCGCGAACGCCAAGTTCCCGACATAAATGTTCTTACTCACAGCTCACTCACCCTCTGCGACCGGCGCCCGGCCGCGACGAACAAACGAACAACCACCGACCGGAACCCCGGAGTGGCAAGACGCACGAACACGGAGAGGAACACATCCTCGGCGGACTGCAACACCTGCGTAACGATCTCGGAGTCGTTGTCAGAGGGGACTCGGACGTGCGGCGCCAAGAAAGGTATCACAAGAGCGGCGATCAAGTTCGTCGTCTCGGAGGGGCAAACACGCCCACTCACTCACCGGAATATATCCGGACTGATCGGCGCAAGCTAGAGAGATCTACAAAGAATTTCACGAATCAACGCGCGGGAGTGGGGTGCCCGCGCGGTGCTCAGCTCATAGGGGGGGCCATTCATTATCAAGGCCTTCGCGCTCGATCGCTTTGACCTGCGTTTCGGTCACTTCAAACTGTTTGGCCGCGGTCACCCGCGATTCTTCAACTGACTGGCCTTTATCCTGAGCCTCAACCAAGGCCAGAAAAATCGCTTTCCGCTGCTCCAGCGGAACCTGACTGGCCGTTTCCTTGCGGGCCATTCGACGCCCCCTCTTCGTGTCTCGGGAAAAGTCACACCCCGCCGCGAGCACAGGGTGGATCAACTCAGAATTATATCCGTTATACGGCCAGACACTTCGAATGCACGTCTGGAAGTCGGGTAAACTTCGACTTTTATCGCGATTCTTGTTTCTCGTAGGCCGTGTGCCGGTCTTTCCGCCTTTCACAAACATCGGGAATCGGCACTCGATTTTTTTTCGATTCCGGGCCTAAAGTCCTTTAACCCGCCCCAGCCCGTGTAAACGACAGACTTCGGCCGTACTCCAACTCCGCCCGTAATACGGCGTGAAGGCGGATTCGTTTGCCCCGCCGGCGTAAGCCGCCGCGTACCGCGCGATCGCGGGAAGCGGGCAGTTCGTTCGCAGGCGAATCTCTTCCGGCGACGCCCCGGATGCCAGCTGTTCGAGGACCATGTGCGGCTTACCCTTCATCGTCCTCGTCGGCTCGGTCAGGTATCGGTATTTTCGCAGCAAAAATCCCACCGCCGAGTCCCCCTCGTCCGGCTTTCGACGTTTCAACGTCAGGCCGACCCGCGTCGTGCGAAAGACCGGGCGATCCACGGGGTTACGGACCGGGGCCAGAACCAGCGGTTGTGTCCCGTCCCAGGCGAGCCGCCCGGCGATCGCCCGATCCAGCTCGGCGACCGAGCGAAACCCGGCCTCTCGCAATAAATAGTCGACCAGAAGCGAGGGGCCGTCTACAAGAGAACCGTCCGGTTTTTCCAATCCGCGGAACAAAACGCCGCCGTAATCGGAGCCGCCGCCGAACGCCAGGTCGAGCCCCTTAAAACTTCCGCCGCGGTAAGTGCCACCCGTTCGGTGGAAGTACCACGGTCCGACGGCGAGCTGTACGGGGTCTCGGTGGGCGAAGGGGTCCGGGTGTTCCGGGGAGGCGTAGTAAGCTTCGACCTCGACGAGCCGGTGGGGCTTCCCGTTCACCCACAATTCGGTTTGATTCAAGAGTGCGGTCGCAATCCGCATAAACCAAGAGTCCGCTACCGTACCGTCTGCGAAGTCGGCGGGCTTTTGGAAGAGATCGGACCACATCGCGAAGACCCGGTCGGAACATGCTCTGAAGGAAATCGGGCCGCGCACTCACACTCAATCGGATAAGGGCGGCGCTTGCGGCATCGCGGCGGGAACGGCCGGCACCTCGGTGTGGACCGGCTCACTGTCCACCGACGCGGTCCCCTTTCCGTGTCCGTGGTGTGTCACCTTGTCGAGGACGTGGACGGTGGTCTCGATCGTCTTGCCGACCGTCTTCTCGATGGTCTTCTCGATGGCGTGGGTCACCGCTCCCATCGGCTTCGCGTAGGCCGGAATTTCTTCCATACTCCCGGTCGAAAGCCTCCGCGTGGTCGCGAACTTGTAAATGGCGACTCCGATGACGGCGGAGAGAACGGCCAAAATCGCGAGCGGCCGGTGCCGGTCCACGGCCTTG
This is a stretch of genomic DNA from Fimbriiglobus ruber. It encodes these proteins:
- a CDS encoding DUF1963 domain-containing protein, with protein sequence MIHERLDIDRWVKVFPLKEMNPEADGANCATGPIPVAYAEQIRSEIRDAGDQLGKPVPVDLCVWNSGDSKLREVTKIGGIPYWPRHEPWPIRGKIPFTFIAQFCFADSKDILPALPGDILSILMGGKGHFGDIQLRWFKLDDREQWPAKQLPPPQFKIHSCHASLHRTAEYPEVEYQLLEKYRYRVGWTIFREDSKIGGFWELRGELPDPDGYQDETIRKEILKAQEHYKRRANAFVCQLGSTQVSSRQPFINVEKSTKLTKNQLKDLLAIADLGGYDLFYDGQTTDFDCWSG
- a CDS encoding RNA recognition motif domain-containing protein, producing the protein MSKNIYVGNLAFATATADLEQLFAQYGQVTKAQVVTDRETGRSRGFGFVEMSSGAEQAIQALNGAEFQGRTLTVNEAQPRESRPRTGGGGGGGYGGGGGGGGGYGGGGGGGRGGYGGGGGGSGGGRRDRY